In Camelus dromedarius isolate mCamDro1 chromosome 7, mCamDro1.pat, whole genome shotgun sequence, the sequence ATGTGCTGTTTCACTGAGGGGAGCAGGGACAGGTCACACCCAGGAACTGCTCTGCCCGCTTAGCTGGCCGCTGGCCTCCCTCTGTCTGTTGGCAGCCCTTGTCGGCCGGGACCTTTGTGAGGCTGGAATTTAAGCTCCAGCAGACGAGCTGCCGGAAGAAGGACTGGAAGAATGCTGAGTGCAAGGTCAAGCCCAACGGGGTGAGTGAGGGCACATGTATGTGACGGGGCACGCGCTCCCGGTGGGCATGGGACTGGGGTTCAGCAGCAGATAGGGTTGGAGACCCCAGGGTGGAGCAGCCTCCCTACAGCTGACTGCCTCAGTCTGAGCCTGTGGTCGTGATGGTTGTGGCTGGGCTGGCGGCCTGGacgggagggaagagggaagctgAGCTGTTCAGAGGACACGAGTTCCTTAAGGTGGGTCTACCTCCCATCCGGGTTCCTCTCTCAGGCTTCAGGTCACTGGTGAAAGAAGCCCATGGTGTGGGGTTTGTTGGGCCCCCACCCTAGGCCTGGTGAACTCCCCATTTTCCATGAGTTTTCAAGTGGAGGTAGCCCAACCTGGGCTGATTCAAAACCAGGCTTGCCTGTCCACGCTGGGGGCAAAATTACTGCCCCAAGGGAGCTCCGTGGGCTGGGAGCCAATGATCTGGGGTCTAGTCCCAGCTCCACCAAGCACCAGCCCTGTTACTCTGTAGACTCTTTGAAGATCTCAGTTCCCTCCATCTTTTAAAGTGGGGACTGGATTATACTTGTGGTTTTCCAGACTTTTATACCAGGACTCTTGTGTTCACATCaaatcttagaaaatgcaaatgaatgtaATAGGTGACAGCAGAGTGGCTCTGGTGGGGAGAACCCACCTTGGGGAGGAGTCCTgcctacacacactcacaccctcAAGTTCCATAGCTGGGAAACTGCAGGATGGTCTGGCTTCTGAAATGCCCCAGTTCCAGCTGGCCTGCCAAGGGGAACAACCCCCGCTGTAGGCTGCCCCCCAGCTTCCCCATTCTTGGGGCGGCAtgcctcccctcacccctttccTCTCCCGGCTCCATGCCCCCCTCCCCAGAGAAAGCGGAAATGCCTGGCCTGCATCAAATTGGACTCTGAGGATAAAGTCTTGGGCCGGATGGTCCACTGCCCCTTAGAGATGCAGGCTCAACAGGTATGCGTGGGCACAGGAGGGGGCTGGCAAGATGGATAGCAACTGGGTCTGTGGGAGAGGTGGGAGGCCGAAGCCTGGATGGAGGGGTGAGGTTGAGGAtggtgggaggggtgaggaggggctcTGGGACTTGGGGATGCGGTGGTGGACACTGCCAGCCCTCCCTGGGCGCTGTTTGGCATGGGCCTGAGCAGCCGCTGGTGCCAGCAGGGAAGCAAGGAGCACCAGGAGGCCCAGTGCAGCAGGGTGCAGCGGGCCGGTGAGGACCTCCAGAGCTACTACTTACCCGGACAGTTTGCCTTCCTCAAAGCCTTGCCCCCCAGCTGAGGACTGAAGGTAGGTggccagagggaggaagagaggacgGAGTGGGGCGAGGACAGCCTGGGGTGGGGTTGGGCTGGGAGACTGAGCTGCAGCTAggctgtgggaggcagggaggagaaggaTTCGCAGCCTGAGAAGAAAGCTGGGACCGGGCCCAAACAGCCTCCCTCACACCCAGTCTTagtttctttcccctttcctctagAAGTTCATCCGGCTTCCTGGAAGCTGTGGGAGGTAACCAGTGAGAGACCACCCTCCCTTCTCCGCGCCCAGGGAAGACCAGCCCACTATCCCTGAGCTAATAAAACTGCTCTCCAGCTGTGTTCCCTCCTCCCGTACATATCCCCTCTCCATCCCCCCAGCTTAACTGGTCAGAGGCCTGGTATGTGAAGAAAGGCCCTGGATGCAGTGAAGCctgatgggggaggggcacaggatACTTCCCATTGGACACCCAGAAGGCAGTGTGCTCCTCCGCCTCCCCCAGGAGAGACCAGAGCTGGCAGGGACCCAGGCTTGCTTTCAAGAGCCCACGGGAAATGACAGGCAGTGatgcaaacaaaaacacaagtaTTTAATAGGGATGGGCGTGGGTGGGAACAGTCAGCACAGGCTCCGGGGAGACCCAGGACTGGGGGCACAGCAGAGGGTCACTGGGACAGGCGAATTCGGAAGGTGGATAGGTGCGGCTTCCACGCTCTGTGCTCTGCCCTGTCCTCACCCAGGACTGGCTGGAACAGGAGGCTCgctatctgtgtctttctctCACCTTGAGCCTTAGG encodes:
- the RARRES2 gene encoding retinoic acid receptor responder protein 2 isoform X1, which codes for MWQLLLPLALWLGATGLGRAELTEAQHRGLQVALEEFHKHPPVQWAFQKTRMDSAMDMPLSAGTFVRLEFKLQQTSCRKKDWKNAECKVKPNGRKRKCLACIKLDSEDKVLGRMVHCPLEMQAQQQGSKEHQEAQCSRVQRAGEDLQSYYLPGQFAFLKALPPS
- the RARRES2 gene encoding retinoic acid receptor responder protein 2 isoform X2, whose amino-acid sequence is MWQLLLPLALWLGATGLGRAELTEAQHRGLQVALEEFHKHPPVQWAFQKTRMDSAMDMPLSAGTFVRLEFKLQQTSCRKKDWKNAECKVKPNGRKRKCLACIKLDSEDKVLGRMVHCPLEMQAQQGSKEHQEAQCSRVQRAGEDLQSYYLPGQFAFLKALPPS
- the RARRES2 gene encoding retinoic acid receptor responder protein 2 isoform X3 gives rise to the protein MWQLLLPLALWLGATGLGRAELTEAQHRGLQVALEEFHKHPPVQWAFQKTRMDSAMDMPLSAGTFVRLEFKLQQTSCRKKDWKNAECKVKPNGGSKEHQEAQCSRVQRAGEDLQSYYLPGQFAFLKALPPS